GCCGGCCTCCGGGCCCCGGCCGAAACCGGATCACGTGGTCACGCGCTTGTAAACAATGGGACACAAGAACACTCAAAATAGGTAAACCACAGCAGTCGGGCGCAGCGTGCTCTAGCGTCACGTCCGACACGGGGGCGGTTGTGTGGCCGGGGGGCTCCAACCGCGCCGGAAGTGAAGGGGACGACCAAGTGGGGGGCCATGGGGTTGTTCGAAGCTGCCGGAGCAAGGGTGATTGATTCACCTGCCGGGACAGCAGCCGAGTTGGACCGCGTACCGGAACGCGGCGGGAAAGGCAGAAACAAGCCGACGGAACGGCGGCTGCGGCAGCTGGCGTTAGCCGTTGACACAGGGGGTGTCCTGCTGCCGGTGGGGCTGCTCTGTGCCGTGACACAGCAGCCGCAGCCACTGCTCACCGCGACGCTGGCCAGTGCGTCATGGCTGGCCGTCGGCGCATCGAAGAATCGTTACAGCCGGGAGGAACCGGCCGGTGACGATGCCGTGCTGCCGGTCTTGCGGGACTGGCTGACCATGCTGGGCGTGCTGGCCGTCGTCTGCGTCGCGGCGCGGGTCGAGGTCTCGCTCAAGGTCTGTGTGCTCGCGCTGCTGCCGTGCCTGGCACTGGGCGTGGCCCGGCGCAAGCTCGTGCACCGGTATCTGCTGGCCATCCGGCGTCGCGCGCAGGCGCTGCGCCGGGTGCTGATCGTCGGGGAGGCGGGCGCCGTCGATGTGGTGCTCGCGGAGCTGGCACACCGTACCGATCATGAATATGTCGTCGTCGGCAGCTGTCTCGTCGGCGAGGAGACCACCGACTCGGCGGTGCCGGTCCCTGCCCGGCTCGCGTCCGACGGGAACACACCCGAAGCGGCACTGGACGGCGAGACCGTCCTCGGGTGCGCCGCCGAACTCGACGCCGATCTCGTCTTCGTGGTGCCGGGCCGACAGCTGTCCGCGGCGCGGGTGCGGCGGCTCGCCTGGGCCCTGCATGACGGAGGCCGGAATCTGGCCATACTGCCGGGCCTGATCGATGTGTCGCAGCATCGTGTCCGGCTCGCGAAGGCGGCGGGCCTGACGGTGATGCACATAGACCCGGCGGCGCGGCGGGGGATGCCGGTGCTGCTGAAGCAGATCACGGACCGGCTGGGAGCGCTGCTGCTGCTGATGCTGCTCTCCCCCGTGTTCGCCCTGGTGGCGGCGGCGATAAGGCTCACCTCCAGTGGGCCGGTGTTCTACTGGCAGATCCGGGTCGGCCAGGATCTGATGCCGTTCCGGATGTGGAAGTTCCGCACGATGGTCGTCACCGCCGACCGGATGCGGACCGCGCTGGAGGCGTCGAACGAGCACGACGGGGCGATGTTCAAGATCCGGCGGGATCCGCGGGTGACGCCGGTGGGCCGGGTGCTGCGCCGCTTCTCGCTGGACGAACTGCCCCAGCTGTTCAATGTCCTGGCCGGCCATATGTCGTTGGTCGGCCCGCGGCCTCCGCTGCCCGAAGAGGTGGAGCGGTACAACGGGACCGAGCTCCGTCGGCTGTCCGTCAAACCGGGTCTGACCGGTCTGTGGCAGGTCAGCGGGCGGTCCGATCTCACCTGGGACGAGACCGTCGCCCTGGATCTGAGCTATGTGGACAACTGGTCCTACACCCGCGACATCGGTGTGCTGGTCCGGACCGTGCGTGCCGTCGTGGACGGGCGCGGTGCGTACTAGCGGGCTCCGGTGTGCGTCCGGCGCCTCGCCGAGAGGCGGGCGCCGGGCGCACAGCACGAGGCAGGGGCGATCACACCGTGGCCGGCTCCGCGCGCCATGCCTGGTAGGTCCGGGCGATGCCCTCGGCGAGCGGGATGGTGGGCGACCAGCCCAGGGCACGCATCTTGCTGATGTCGAGCAGCTTGCGCGGGGTGCCGTCGGGGCGGGACGGGTCGAAGGCGATCCGGCCCTCGTAGCCCACCGCGGAAGCGACACAGGAGGCCAGGTCGGCGATGGTCAGGTCCGTTCCGCAGCCGACGTTGACCGTGTCGTCGCCGTCATAGCGGCGCAGCAGCACCTCGCAGGCGGCGGCCAGATCGTCGACGTGCAGGAACTCGCGCAACGGTGTGCCGGTGCCCCAGAGGGTGAGCTCCGCCAGTCCCTGCTCCTTCGCCTCGTGGAACCGGCGGATGAGGGCGGGCAGCACATGCGAGGTCTCGAGGTCGAAATTGTCGCCGGGCCCGTAGAGGTTCGTCGGCATGGCGGAGATGAAGGAGGCACCGTATTGCCGGCGGTAGGAGCGGATCTGGACGAGGCCGGCGATCTTGGCGAGCGCGTAGGCCTCGTTGGTGGGCTCCAACGGCCCGCTCAGCAGGGCGTCTTCGGTGATGGGCTGGGCGGCGTGCTTGGGGTAGATACAGCTCGATCCGAGGAACAGCAGTCGGCGCACCCCGGCCTGGTGCGCGCCCGCGATGACGCTGAGCTGGATGCTCAGATTGTCCTCCAGGAACTGCACGGGGTAGGTGCTGTTGGCCATGATCCCGCCGACCTTGGCGGCCGCCAGGACGACGGCGTCGGGGCGGGCCGAGCGCAGATAGGCCGCGGTGGCCCCGGCATCCCGCAGGTCGAGCTCCGCGCGGGTACGGGTCAGCACGTCATAGCCCCGGTCGGACAGCCGCCGGGCCACGGCGGATCCCACCAGGCCTCGGTGGCCCGCGACAAACACGCGAGCGGGTGTGGGCAGCAAGTCATCCATGGGCCGGATTGTGTCAGTCAACCCGATACGCCCACCGGCTATTTCAGGAAATATCTGCCACCCATCGCTCTCGACCAGCGGCGACGGAGCGGGTAGCGTCCACGCCCCGCGGTCCGCCGGCGCGTGGGTAATCCATCAAGTTCGATCCCGATGCACATCACTTCTCGTGGGGGGAAGCCATGCCGAAAACCGCGGTCATCACCGGAATCACCGGTCAGGACGGGTCATATCTCGCCGAATTGCTGCTGAGCAAGGGCTATGAGGTGCACGGGCTGATGAGACGCTCGTCGAGCTTCAACACCGAGCGCATCGACCACATCTACCAGGACCCGCACACCCCCGACCGGAAGCTGCTGCTGCACCACGTCGATCTGTCGGACGGGGTGGCCCTGGTGAATCTGCTGCGCGATGTGCAGCCCGACGAGGTCTACAACCTCGGTGCCCAGTCCCATGTCCGGGTCTCCTTCGACGCTCCGCTGTACACCGGCGATGTGACCGGGCTGGGCGCCGTACGCCTGCTGGAGGCCATCCGCGCCAGCGGCGTGCAGACCCGGCTCTACCAGGCCTCGTCCTCGGAGATGTTCGGCGCCACCCCGCCGCCGCAGAACGAGGCGACGCCCTTCCATCCGCGCAGCCCGTACGGCTGCGCCAAGGTCATGGCGTACTGGTCCACGGTCAACTACCGTGAGGCGTACGGCCTGTTCGGGGTCAACGGCATCCTCTTCAACCACGAGAGCCCGCGGCGCGGCGAAACCTTCGTCACCCGCAAGATCACCCGTGCGGTGGCCCGCATACAGGCGGGCCTGCAGGAGCACCTCTACCTCGGCAACCTCGATGCCGTCCGCGACTGGGGTTACGCCCCGGAGTACGTGGAGGCCATGTGGCGGATGCTGCAGCGTGACGAGCCCGACGACTATGTGGTGGCGACCGGGGTGGCCGCGACCGTACGGGACTTCCTGCAGGCCGCCTTCGAGGCGGTGGGGCTGGACTGGGAGCGCAGTGTGCGCTTCGACCCGAAGTACGAGCGGCCCTCCGAGGTGGACGCGCTCATCGGCGACGCGTCCAAGGCCAAGAGCCTGCTGGACTGGTCGGCGAAGGTGCAGTTCGACGAACTCGCCCGGATCATGGTGGAGTCGGACATACGGCAGCTGGAGGACGAACTCTCCGGTCACCGGGTGCGGGTGGACCGATGACGGTCACCGCCACCGACCGCCGGCTGCGCGGCTTCACCGGCGCCGGCTACGACAAGGGCCGGGGGCTGCTGACCCAGGTCGCCTGGTTTGTCGTGCTCAATGTCCTGTTCATGAAGTGGTGGTGCCCGCCGCGGCTGCGGCCCCCGCTGCTGCGGGCCTTCGGTGCCCGGGTCGGCGCCCGGGTGCTCATCCGGCACCGGGTGCGGGTGCAGTGGCCGTGGAAGCTGACGATCGGCGACGACGTCTGGGTGGGTGAGGACTCCTGGCTGATCAACCTGGAACCGATCACTATCGGCCATGATGTCTGTGTGTCCCAGGGTGCCCTGCTGTGCACCGGGAGCCACCAACGCCGCTCCCCCACCTTCGAGTTCGACAACGCTCCGATCCGTCTGGAGCCGGGGTCCTGGGTGGCCGCCCGCGCCATGGTGCTGCGCGGGGTCACCGTCGGAGCGGATGCGGTGGTCGGGGCCGGTGCGGTCGCCCACCGCGATGTGCCGCCGGGGGCCGTGCACACCACCGGGGGTGCCGTATGAGGATCACCCATGTCGTGACGCTGGTCAGCGACGACGGGGCCTACGGCGGTCCGGTGAGCGTGGCCACCGGGCAGCTGGGCGAACTGGCCGCGCGGGGGCACGAGGTGGAGCTGGTCTCGCTGTGGCGGGGCCGCGGCGCACCCCCGCGGTCCGTGGACGGGGTACCGCTGCACGCCCGGACCGCCCGCACGCTGGTGCCGGGGCAGGGCTTCCTCGGCCTGTTCCACCCAGGGCTGCTGCCCGCGCTCTGGCGGCGGGTGGGCAAGGCCGACGCCGTGCATCTGCACGCCGGGCGGGACCTGGTGTCCCTGGCCGCGCTCGTGGTGGCCGCGGTGCGCCGCCGCCCGTTCCTCGTGCAGACCCATGGCATGGTCCAGCCCCGCGGCTCGGCCGTGGCCCGGCTCTTCGACCGGGTCTATGTCCCGCTGCTGCGCCGGGCGGCCGCGGCACTGGTCCTCACCGACGAGGAAGAGGCCGGGCTGCGGCAGGTGCTGGGCCCGCGCGGACCGCGGCTGGTCAGACTCCCCAACGGGGTCCGCTCCCGCCCGGCCGACGCGGAGCGGAGCAGTACGGATGTGCTGTTCCTCGCGCGTCTGCAGAGCCGCAAACGCCCTGAGGCCTTCGTGCGGATGGCGGCGCTGGTGCACCGCAAACGGCCCGAGGTGTCCTTCACCCTGCACGGTTCGGACGAGGGACGGCTCGCGGAGGTCCGGCGGCTGATCGCCGAGGAGGGGCTCGGCGACGTGGTGACGTACGGCGGGGCCCTCGACCACGACGCCGCGGTGCGGCGGACGGCGCAGGCCACCGTGTACGTGCTGCCCAGCGTCGACGAGCCGTTCCCGATGAGTGTGCTGGAGTCCCTGGCCGTGGGCACCCCGGTGGTCTGCACCGACAGCTGCGGGATCGCCGGTGCGCTCCGGCGGCGCGAGGCCGCTGTGGTGACCGATGGTTCGCCGGAACAGCTGGCGGACGCGGTGCTGCGGCTCCTGGAGGACCCCGCGCTGCGGGAGCGCGTCACCCGCGCCGGCCATGCGGCCGTCGAGGCGGAGTTCTCCCTCACGGCCGTGGCCGACCAACTGGAGGAGTGGTACGGGTCGCTCGCCCGGCCCGGCGGCGGGTGACCGGGGCGGCGGGGGCCCTGGCCCCCGCCGCCTCCGGCTACCGGCCGGCTGCCCTGGCGATCCGCAGCAGCTCGGTGATCCGCTCCAGACCGGCCCGGCTGCTCAGCCGCTGCTCGACGTACTCCGGGCCCCGGGCTCCCAGCCGGGCCGCCCGCCCGGGGTCGTCGGCGAGCGCACGGACCTCCGTCAGCAGCGCCTTCGGGTCCTCCGGTGCGAGCACCGTCCCGGCACCCGAGCGCAGGACCTCCTGGGCGGTGCCCCCTTCGGCGGCCACCGACGCGATCACCGGCCGGCCCGTCATGAAGTACGAGGTCAGCTTGGACGGCAGACTCATGTCCAGCACGGAGGCCTTCTGAGTCACCGCGAGCACATCGGCGGCGGCGAGCACCTCGGGGAAGTCCTCGGCGTCGGCGGGCGGCAGGAAGGACAGCGCGGAGACGCCCGCGGCGAGCCGTTGCAGGTGCGCGCGCTGATTGCCGTCCCCCATGAGCACGAACCGCACGGGCGCGGCTTCCTGATCGGCGAGCCGCGCGGCCTCGACCAGTACCTCCAGCCCCTGCTTGAGACCCATGTTGCCGGCGTGCAGCACCACGGTCTCGCCGTCGGACCAGCCCAGTCGTGCCCGGGTGCGGTCCCGGTCGCCGGTCGGGCCCTGCACATGCGTCCAGTTGGGCACCACATGCACCCGTCCGCGCGGCACGCCCATCGCCGTGACCCGGTCCACGAACGACTCGTGCACCACTCCGACGACGGCCGCCTGGCGCAGCACCCGCGCCTCCACCGCCCCGGCCAGGGCGGCGGCCCGGCCCCCGCCCTGTATGCCGCTCTGCTCGGCGGCGGCCCCCATCAGGTCCTGGACGATCACGACATGCGGTACCCCGGCCTGCCGCGCCAAGCGTCCGCCCAGCACTCCCCCGGCCAGGCTGGGCATCTGGGTGAGCACCACCTCGGGGCGGATGCGCGGTGGTGCCATGGCGCTGTGGGCCAGGATGCTCGCCTCGAACAACGCCCGGCGCAGGGCGGTCTGGTGCGGCGGAACGGTGTGCCGCCGGCGGTGCACCGTCACCCCGCCGCGGCGCTCCCGGACGCGCCATCGGCCGCGATAGCCGTCCGCCACCCGCCAGGCGGGGTAGTGCGGCATGCCCGCGAGGACATGGGTGTCGGCGCCGGATGCGGCCAGGTGCTCGGCTATCTGTGTCGAGTACGGCCCTATGCCGGTGTGTTCGGGTGCGTAGTTGGTCGAGACCACAAGCACGCACCGGCCCGCGAACGAGTCTTCCACGAAAGGCCCCCCTCTGGATGTGCGGTCATCGTAGGAGCCCGTCGGGGCCCGCGGGCTGTGAATTGCGTTGCGATTGTGTCCCGAAGGCGACCTTGTTTCCCGATGTCCCTTAGATTGTGGTCGCTGGTGGGGAGTTGGGGGGAGGTGGGCCGATGCTGCACGGGAAACGTCCGGGCACCGCGGAGCCGGTGCGTGGCATCGCCGCACTGTGCTGCTGGGCGCTGCTGCTGGTGGTGCTGCTGCCGGTGCTGATCCTGCAGTCGCTCGACGCCCGTTTCGGTGCCGCGCTGGCCGTGCAGTGCGTGGTGGTGGTGCACACGGGTGCGGCGCTGGCCCGGGTGCTCACGGACGTCCGGGCCCGGCTGATCGCCTTCGGTTTCTGGCTCTTTTCCTACGTGTGGCTGGGACTCGCGCCGTTGGCGATGCTCGCGACGGACGCGTACCCGCGGGGTTTTGTCGTCGACGCGAACACCGCGTTCGTGACAACGGCCGTGGTGGAGACGGGACTTCTCGCCTACAGCGCGGGGTCGGCGGTGGCGTCCTGGCGGTCGGCGCGCACCTCCACGGTCCTCGAACCGCTCCTTGCCCGGCGGCTGTCGCCGGGGCGGGTGCTGCTGCTGTGCGGTCTGGCGCTGCTGCTGGCGGTCGCGCTGATCCCGGGTCAGGGCGGGCTGTCGGCGTTCTTCCTCAGCCGGCAGGCCGCCAACGAGGCGGCGGCGCAGGCGGCGCCGGCCGCGTCCGCGGACCGGGCGATGGCCGCCTGGGCCCTGTCGGTGCCGGCTTTCTGGGCGCTGGTGGGGCTGGTGCACGTACCGCGGTTCACCGCCGGCGACCGGACCCTGCGCGGATTACGGTGGCTGCTGCTCCCGCTGCTGATCGCGGTGAACGTGGTGGTCAACAACCCCATCAGCCAGCCGCGTTTCTGGGCAGGAACGGTCCTGCTGGCGCTGCTCTTCAGCGCCTCCTGGCTGCGCGGACCGCGGGCCTTCCGGATGGGCGCGGCGGTGGTGGCCGCCGTGGTGCTGGTGGTCTTCCCGTACAGCGACTACTTCCGCTACGACAAGCGGGAAGCCGTCCGTGTCGTCTCGCTCGCCGAGCAGTTCACGTCCAACGGTGACTATGACGCGTTCCAGCAGATCGAGACGGGCGTGGACTACGTCCGTACCCATGGCTTCACCCCGACGGCCGCGCTGGGCCCCCCGCTGTTCTTCGTGCCGCGTGCCGTCTGGCCCGGCAAGCCCGATGACGCGGGCATCCTGCTCGCCCGGCACGCCGGCTACACCTTCGAGAACCTCTCCGCGCCGTTGTGGATCGAGTCGTACATGTGGGCCGGCTTCCCGTCGGTCATCGCCGTCTTCGGCCTGATCGGCGCGGTGGGGCGGCGCATCGACAACCTCCGGCACCGGCTGCGGCGGCGCCCGGGGACCCTCGCGGCCCTGCTGGTACCGGCCTTCGGCTTCTACCAACTGGTGCTGCTGCGCGGCAGTTTGATGGCCATCGTGGGCCCGCTCGCACTGCTCGTCTGCGTCCCGCTACTGATCACCCGTAAAACGGGACGGCGGGCCCTTCCGCCGTCCGCTGAGGACCCCGCGGGCGCCTCGACGTCACCAGCGCACCGCGCCGCCTTGCCTCTACCCACAGGAGGAGCACGTACGTGAGCGTCTTCGACGAGCCCGCGGAGGAGCCGGACCAGATCCGGGACCAGCTGCGCCAGCTCTTCCGGTATCGCGCCCTGGTCGTGCTGGGGCTGGTGCTGGGCATGCTCGGCGGTGGCGCCGTGTCCCTGCTCGGCGGTTCGACCTATACGGCGACCGGCGAGGTCGTGGTCCATGCGATCAGTACGGCGCCCTTCGAGGCCGGCGGGGTCTCGGTGGACAAGCAGATCAGCATGGGCACCGAGCGGCAGATCGCCCAGAGCGCCTCGGTCGCGGCCCGCGCGGGCAAGGCCCTCAAGCTGGCGACCGATCCGGCCACGCTCCAGCGCGATCTGCGGGTGAGCAATCCGCCCGAGACCCAGACCCTGATGTTCGAGTACAGCGCGGACTCCCCGGACCGGGCGTCCGCGCTCGTCAACGCCTTCGTGCAGGCGTATCTGAAGTACCGGCAGGACGCGGCGACCCAGCGGATAGACAAGACCGTCGGCAAGCTGAGCGCCGAACTCAAACCGCTGCAGGAACAGCGCAAGGTGCTGGACCGGCGGATCGCGGGCGGGGGCGGTGCGGCGGGACGGGCCACCGACGAGTCCGAGCGCAGCAATCTGGTGTCGGAGATAGCGGATCTGCAGGGGCGGATCTCCAGCCTGAAGTCCCTCGACACCACGCCCGGTGACATCGTCCGCAAGGGCGATCCGCCGGCCTTCCCGTCCAGCCCCGGTCTCGTCGTGCTGCTGCTCGCCGGGGCCGTGGTCGGTCTGGTGCTGGGCATCCTGGCGGCCTGGATCCGCTCGGTGCTGGAGCCGCGGGTCCGGTCGGTGGCGGATGTACAGGACAATCTGCGGGCACCGGTGCTCGGCATATTGCCGCGCCGGCAGGGCGGTACGGAGCTGCTGGAGGTCGGGCGGACCGGCCGCGGCAACCGTGCGGAGGCCTACCGGACGATCGCATTCCGGCTGGTGCACGACCAGCGCTTCGCGGGACGTGGCAGTCTGCTGGTCGTCTCGCCCCGGGAGAACGCGGAGGCCGTCTCGGTCGCGGTCAACCTGGCCGGTGCGTTCGCCGAGATCGGCAACGACATCCTGCTGGTCGAGGCCGATCTGCGCACTCCGCAGCTCGCCCAGCGGCTCCCGCTGCACCCCGGCCACGGGCGTCCGGTGCCGGGCAGCTGGGCGGACGGCGAGCGGCTCGCCGTGGACGCGGGCGTGGACGGGCGGTTCGATCTGCTGCCCGGCCGGGAGGTGCCCAACCCGGCACGTACCCTGTCCTCACCGCGGTTCGCGCGGCTGCTGAACACACCGTCCGGCCCGAACGAGAATGTCGTGGTCGTCACCGGGCCGCTGCTGTCACATGCGGACGGGCTTGCCGTCGCCAAGCAGGCGGCCGGCGTCGTCGTGGTCTGTGATCTCAACGAGGTCCGCCGGGACGATCTGGACCGGGTGTGGGAGCTGATCACCGGCGCCGGCGGGCACATCCTGGGGGCCGTCCTGGACAAGGGCAGCCGCGCGACGTCGCTGCGCCGGCTGACGGACGGCGGGCCGACGCACCGCAAGCGTGGCCGGGGCCGCCCACGGGCCGCCGCGGTGGCACCGCCGCCCCGGCCCGGCCCGCCGCCGCCCCGCCTCGGCCCGGCGCCGCAGGACGGAACGCCCCTCGACTCCGACACCACCTCGCTGCGCAGGTGACGGCCATCCGTCCGGCGGGTGCGGACGGCCGGTCCGCGCCCGCGGCGCCGGGAGGGGCCGCGGCCGGCGGGCGCGGGGTGGGCTCGACCGCCCGCGGCAGTCTCTTCGGTCTGGCGGGCTCGGCCGCCAACGCGCTGTTCGGGTTCGTCCTGGTCGCCGTCATCACCCATGGCCTCGGGGCCGGCGGGGCCGGGGCGGTCTTCACGGGCGTCGCGGCCTTCACCATCCTGAGCAATGCGCTGAAGCTGGGGGCCGATACCGCGCTGGTCCGCTTCGTCTCCCGGGACCTGGAACTCAGCGGCGGGGCCGGCGTACCGGCACTGCTGCGGATCTCGGTCCTGCCGACGCTGCTGGCGAGCGCCGCGGGGGCGGCCGTCCTGCTGTGCTCCCCCGGGCTCGCCGGCCTGCTGCTGCCCGAGCTGGACCCGGGCCAGGCCGCCGCGCTGATACGGCTGTTCGCGGTCTTTCTGCCGGTGACGACGGTGGCGCTGGTGCTGCTCGGGGCCACCCGGGGGTACGGCTCGGTGGTGCCCTTCGTGGGCGTGGAGCAGATCGGGAAGCCGGCCGTGCGGGTGCTGCTCGCGGTGCCGCTGGTACTGCTCGCACCGAGCGTGGCCGGGCTCTCCGCGGCCTGGCTGGCGCCCGGGGTGCTGGGTGCGGTGGCCGCCTGCGTCTCGCTGCGCCGATCCCGCCGTGCGCATCCGGGCTCCGGCCAACCGCCGTCGCAGGCACGGGAGTTCTGGGCCTTCGCCGGGCCGCGGGCGATCTCCTCCGTCTTCGACATCACCGCGGTGTGGATCGGGGTGATCCTGCTGTCGGTGCTGGGCACCGGCACCGACGCCGGCATCTACACGGCGATCGGGCGTCTGGTCACCGCGGGGTCGCTGCTCCAACTGGCGATCAGACTGGCGGTGGCGCCGCAGATCAGCCGGCTGCTGGCGGGCGGTGACACCCACGGCGCCCATCATCTGCACCGGCTGTCGACGCGCTGGATCGCGCTCTTCTCCTGGCCCGTTTTCCTGGTCCTCGCGGCCTACCCGCGGACCGTGCTGTCGCTCTTCGGGCCCGGCTTCGACGAGGGCGCGGCGGGGTTGGTGGTGCTGGCGGCGGCCTGTCTGGTCAATGTCGGCGTCGGCAATGCGCAGACGGTCATCCTCATGGCCGGGCGGAGCGTCTGGAATCTGGTGGTTGCGGGCACCGCGTTCGCGGTTCAACTGGGCAGCGGGGTATGGCTGGTGCCCCGGTACGGGGTGCTGGGGGCGGCGGTGTCCTGGGGTCTGGCGATCGTGGTGGACAACGGTGCCTCGGCGCTGCTGGCCCGCTACCGCCTGGGCTTTCGCACCGTCGACCGGGGCTATCTGTACGCCGCGGCGATCGGCATCGTGACGGTGGCGCTCCCGGTGTTCGCCCTGCGGACGCTTTTCGGGGACAGCCTTCCCGGTACGCTTTTGGGAATTGTTTTAGCCATTGGGGCTTTCGGCGCGGCCGTCTGGCGCTATCGTTTGCCGCTGGGGGTAGGGGAGTTCTTCGGGGCGCTGCGCAAGCGTGGTTCGGGAAACTCACCGTGAACACCGGTCCCATTTCCGCACAGAACTCGTCGCGTTCCCACGTCCTACCCTGACAATTCCGATCGCGCCATGCTTCCAGGGGGGACCTGTGCGCCAAAGAAGCAGACCTGTCCATCTCTTGCTCGCCGCCGCGGTGCTGGGCACCGCATCGACGGCCCTTTCCGCCGGACCCGCTCAGGCCGCCGGTGAAACCACCCTCACTGCCGATCCGCTGAGCACCTGGCAGACCGACGGCATCGTGTGGGCCATGGCCTATGCCAAGGGCATCGTCTACGTAGGAGGCACCTTCAGCCACATCCGGCCGCCGGGCGCCGCGCCCGGCTCCACCGGAGAGCTCGCCCGTAAGAACTTCGCGGCCTTCGACGCCGAAACCGGTGAACCGCTGCCGTGCGCCCCGGCGTTCACCGGCGGCACGGGCACCGTCCGGGCCATGAAGGCCTCGCCCGACGGCTCGAAGATCTACATCGGCGGCTCGTTCGGGAAGGCCGGCCCGGTGGGCCGGTCCAACACGGCCGCTCTCAACACCGCCGACTGCACCATCGGGGCGGACTGGCAGCCGACGGTCAGCTCGACCGTCCGGGCCCTGGACGTCACGGCCGACACCGTCTACATCGGCGGCGGCTTCGACACCGTCCAGGGACAGACCCGCGAGCGGATCGCCGCGCTGCGGCCCGACGGCGAGCTGCTCCCGTTCAAGGCGACGATCCGTGGTTCCTCGGTCGGCAACGACCCCACACCGGCGGTCAACGCCATCACGGTCGCCCCCCAGCTCAACAAGGTCATCATCGGCGGCCGGTTCACCTCGGTGAACGGCAGCTGGCTGAGCGTGCACGCGCTGGCCGGGCTGGACGCGACCACCGGGCGGGTCGTCAACTCCTTCGCCGGCTGGATTCCCCAGAGGTCGGCGGTCAAGTCGCTCGTCAACGACGGGACCAACTTCTATCTGGGCGCCGAGGGCACCGGCGGCGGGGTCTTCGACGGCCGCGCGGCCGGACGGCTGTCGGACGGCTCGCAGCTCTGGAAGGACACCTGCCTGGGCGCCACGCAGGCGGTCCTGCCGTACAAGGGAGTCCTCTACAGCGGCTCCCATGCGCACGACTGCTCCAACACCCCGGGCGGCTTCACCGACATCGGCAACCGTCAGCACTTCCTGGCGCAGTCGATCTCGGACAAGACGATCCTGCCGTGGTTCCCGGACACCAACGACGGGATCGGCGAGCAGATCGGCCCGCGGGCGCTGACCGTGGGGGACGGCATCCTGTGGGCGGGCGGCGAGTTCACCACCGTCAACGACGCGCCGCAGCAGGGTCTGACCCGGTTCGCTGCGGGGCCGGACACCGGGGCGCCGCAGGTGCCGCTGCTCAGCGGTGCGAGCGGGTCCCGGGGCAAGATCACGCTGAACTGGAAGGCTTCGTGGGACCGGGACGACGGTGTCCTGACCTACAAGATCTACCGCGACGGCGAGT
This genomic stretch from Streptomyces nigrescens harbors:
- a CDS encoding sugar transferase is translated as MGLFEAAGARVIDSPAGTAAELDRVPERGGKGRNKPTERRLRQLALAVDTGGVLLPVGLLCAVTQQPQPLLTATLASASWLAVGASKNRYSREEPAGDDAVLPVLRDWLTMLGVLAVVCVAARVEVSLKVCVLALLPCLALGVARRKLVHRYLLAIRRRAQALRRVLIVGEAGAVDVVLAELAHRTDHEYVVVGSCLVGEETTDSAVPVPARLASDGNTPEAALDGETVLGCAAELDADLVFVVPGRQLSAARVRRLAWALHDGGRNLAILPGLIDVSQHRVRLAKAAGLTVMHIDPAARRGMPVLLKQITDRLGALLLLMLLSPVFALVAAAIRLTSSGPVFYWQIRVGQDLMPFRMWKFRTMVVTADRMRTALEASNEHDGAMFKIRRDPRVTPVGRVLRRFSLDELPQLFNVLAGHMSLVGPRPPLPEEVERYNGTELRRLSVKPGLTGLWQVSGRSDLTWDETVALDLSYVDNWSYTRDIGVLVRTVRAVVDGRGAY
- a CDS encoding GDP-L-fucose synthase family protein is translated as MDDLLPTPARVFVAGHRGLVGSAVARRLSDRGYDVLTRTRAELDLRDAGATAAYLRSARPDAVVLAAAKVGGIMANSTYPVQFLEDNLSIQLSVIAGAHQAGVRRLLFLGSSCIYPKHAAQPITEDALLSGPLEPTNEAYALAKIAGLVQIRSYRRQYGASFISAMPTNLYGPGDNFDLETSHVLPALIRRFHEAKEQGLAELTLWGTGTPLREFLHVDDLAAACEVLLRRYDGDDTVNVGCGTDLTIADLASCVASAVGYEGRIAFDPSRPDGTPRKLLDISKMRALGWSPTIPLAEGIARTYQAWRAEPATV
- the gmd gene encoding GDP-mannose 4,6-dehydratase, translating into MPKTAVITGITGQDGSYLAELLLSKGYEVHGLMRRSSSFNTERIDHIYQDPHTPDRKLLLHHVDLSDGVALVNLLRDVQPDEVYNLGAQSHVRVSFDAPLYTGDVTGLGAVRLLEAIRASGVQTRLYQASSSEMFGATPPPQNEATPFHPRSPYGCAKVMAYWSTVNYREAYGLFGVNGILFNHESPRRGETFVTRKITRAVARIQAGLQEHLYLGNLDAVRDWGYAPEYVEAMWRMLQRDEPDDYVVATGVAATVRDFLQAAFEAVGLDWERSVRFDPKYERPSEVDALIGDASKAKSLLDWSAKVQFDELARIMVESDIRQLEDELSGHRVRVDR
- a CDS encoding DapH/DapD/GlmU-related protein, producing MTVTATDRRLRGFTGAGYDKGRGLLTQVAWFVVLNVLFMKWWCPPRLRPPLLRAFGARVGARVLIRHRVRVQWPWKLTIGDDVWVGEDSWLINLEPITIGHDVCVSQGALLCTGSHQRRSPTFEFDNAPIRLEPGSWVAARAMVLRGVTVGADAVVGAGAVAHRDVPPGAVHTTGGAV
- a CDS encoding glycosyltransferase yields the protein MRITHVVTLVSDDGAYGGPVSVATGQLGELAARGHEVELVSLWRGRGAPPRSVDGVPLHARTARTLVPGQGFLGLFHPGLLPALWRRVGKADAVHLHAGRDLVSLAALVVAAVRRRPFLVQTHGMVQPRGSAVARLFDRVYVPLLRRAAAALVLTDEEEAGLRQVLGPRGPRLVRLPNGVRSRPADAERSSTDVLFLARLQSRKRPEAFVRMAALVHRKRPEVSFTLHGSDEGRLAEVRRLIAEEGLGDVVTYGGALDHDAAVRRTAQATVYVLPSVDEPFPMSVLESLAVGTPVVCTDSCGIAGALRRREAAVVTDGSPEQLADAVLRLLEDPALRERVTRAGHAAVEAEFSLTAVADQLEEWYGSLARPGGG
- a CDS encoding glycosyltransferase, whose amino-acid sequence is MVSTNYAPEHTGIGPYSTQIAEHLAASGADTHVLAGMPHYPAWRVADGYRGRWRVRERRGGVTVHRRRHTVPPHQTALRRALFEASILAHSAMAPPRIRPEVVLTQMPSLAGGVLGGRLARQAGVPHVVIVQDLMGAAAEQSGIQGGGRAAALAGAVEARVLRQAAVVGVVHESFVDRVTAMGVPRGRVHVVPNWTHVQGPTGDRDRTRARLGWSDGETVVLHAGNMGLKQGLEVLVEAARLADQEAAPVRFVLMGDGNQRAHLQRLAAGVSALSFLPPADAEDFPEVLAAADVLAVTQKASVLDMSLPSKLTSYFMTGRPVIASVAAEGGTAQEVLRSGAGTVLAPEDPKALLTEVRALADDPGRAARLGARGPEYVEQRLSSRAGLERITELLRIARAAGR